One window from the genome of Myxococcales bacterium encodes:
- the ftsZ gene encoding cell division protein FtsZ, which yields MGLIEFDDVSNAKILVIGVGGGGGNAVNTMINGNLDGVEFVAANTDMQALEANMAPHKLQLGSALTRGLGAGANPDVGRRAAEESMQQIADLISGADMVFITAGMGGGTGTGAAPVIAQVARDCGALTVGVVTKPFGFEGKKRLTHAAAGITALEQAVDTLIVIPNNRLLALVGQNTSMVDAFRKADSVLVNAVQGISDLMTVPGLINVDFADVRTIMSNMGRALMGAGIGSGKRRAIEAAEMAISSPLLEDVNIEGATGILINITGGPDLTLHEVNEASSLVQQAAHEDANIIFGSVIDPRLTDEVRITVIATGFDRGAAQVAVPSRTPTAMSMPPSPDIIRETRSYNSSRSAVAHGTITMPFDSSVSVTREYPPPVPPRKPVAEVVAAPVDPQIEVDWSDESGEAHYHEALVEPVPQATSVRVATGSGPAVSSAMTGNISASMLPDRSKRTPSRPSLKAVLAAELEGDGELDVPTFLRRNHQP from the coding sequence ATGGGACTTATTGAATTCGACGACGTAAGCAACGCCAAAATCCTGGTCATCGGCGTCGGTGGCGGCGGTGGCAATGCGGTGAATACCATGATCAACGGCAACCTCGACGGGGTTGAGTTTGTCGCGGCCAACACCGACATGCAGGCGCTGGAGGCCAACATGGCGCCTCATAAATTGCAGCTCGGCAGCGCGCTCACCCGCGGCCTTGGCGCCGGCGCCAACCCCGACGTTGGCCGCCGCGCCGCCGAAGAGAGCATGCAGCAGATTGCCGACCTCATCTCGGGCGCCGACATGGTGTTTATCACCGCCGGCATGGGCGGCGGCACCGGCACCGGCGCCGCGCCCGTCATCGCGCAGGTCGCGCGCGACTGCGGCGCGCTCACCGTTGGCGTCGTTACCAAGCCCTTTGGCTTTGAAGGCAAGAAGCGGCTTACGCACGCCGCGGCCGGCATCACCGCGCTCGAGCAAGCGGTCGACACGCTGATCGTCATTCCAAATAATCGCTTGCTCGCGCTGGTTGGGCAAAACACCTCGATGGTCGACGCCTTTCGCAAGGCCGATTCCGTGCTCGTCAACGCGGTGCAGGGCATCAGCGACCTCATGACCGTGCCGGGCCTTATTAACGTCGACTTTGCCGACGTCCGCACGATCATGAGCAACATGGGCCGCGCGCTCATGGGCGCCGGCATCGGCAGCGGCAAGCGCCGCGCCATCGAGGCCGCCGAAATGGCGATTAGCTCGCCACTGCTCGAAGACGTCAATATTGAAGGCGCCACCGGCATTCTCATCAACATCACGGGTGGCCCCGATCTCACGCTACATGAAGTCAACGAGGCCTCGTCGTTGGTGCAGCAGGCCGCGCACGAAGACGCCAACATCATCTTTGGCTCGGTCATCGATCCGCGCCTCACCGACGAAGTTCGCATCACGGTCATCGCCACCGGCTTTGATCGCGGTGCGGCACAGGTAGCCGTTCCGTCGCGCACCCCGACCGCCATGTCGATGCCGCCGTCACCCGATATCATCCGTGAAACGCGCAGCTATAACAGCAGCCGCAGCGCGGTCGCGCACGGCACGATCACGATGCCATTTGACTCCTCGGTCTCGGTAACTCGCGAGTATCCGCCACCCGTGCCACCGCGCAAGCCGGTCGCAGAGGTCGTGGCGGCGCCCGTCGACCCTCAAATCGAAGTCGATTGGTCCGATGAATCCGGCGAGGCGCACTATCACGAGGCGCTGGTCGAGCCGGTGCCGCAGGCAACCTCGGTGCGCGTTGCGACCGGCTCCGGCCCCGCGGTTTCATCGGCAATGACAGGCAATATTTCCGCCAGCATGCTGCCCGATCGCAGCAAACGCACGCCGTCGCGCCCCAGCCTCAAGGCCGTGCTCGCCGCTGAGCTCGAGGGCGATGGCGAGCTAGATGTGCCGACGTTTCTACGTCGCAATCATCAACCATAA
- a CDS encoding DNA translocase FtsK 4TM domain-containing protein has protein sequence MGNPRKTKDFQELIDSQPRRRNTRAEAERSESGREIRGIVGLGVSLFLMVALWSLQLGAAWMGPFGTTAARLVYGLAGVGAHALVVLAVVASVRALVEKRPLMPWEVGVGVGLGVLCLGVLLQLFVGDYRVGGFGPGGLVGENIAEVLRAVISTAGTALLAATGLFIAVVIATPLRMKQVISAMGDAMVWLGQGTASVALTAWYWLTDVAHAMFPGRDEVFEDEAAPTDDEIIELSGGKPREPAIIVRESDADDAPTKARRRRMAGGTVTSTGDGDANALELGGDDETPLSANDNEAGTLVKVPKKKAARTDLGLGEGAMPHPATGLAAAVPLAAPGSALALVAKGAPATPAAPPLIVESRFSHADQEAMAAKEKQAEKERKGFIKLGDGAYQLPSISLLHYDGGGHNLHDKQAMLELSARLTQTLENYGVKGDVTAIRPGPVVTMYEFSPAPGVRVNKIVNLSDDLALALAALRVRIVAPIPGKSVVGIEVPNKAREKVFLKEILADEMFHKSKAKLPMALGKDIEGGPAVVDLARMPHLLVAGTTGSGKSVAVNTMITSLLYNCSPDDVRMIMVDPKMLELSIYEGIPHLLLPVVTDPRKANLALRWAVEEMERRYDALSQMGVRDIATYNEKQARLLAKHEADALRLAADAAARALHKTGRHGADDEVDDLEAGDASEVDASSKSTPVPQRLPYIVIVIDEFADLMMCAPKEVEMSVARIAQKARAAGIHLILATQRPSVDVITGLIKANFPSRIAFHVTSKIDSRTILDQNGAEALLGAGDMLFSDRGAAPQRLHGCYVDEEEIHQVVNFLKTQARPVYNLDILKPRDEEGDGGIGGDAGGAGGGKGEDEMYDRAVAVVTQSRNASISWVQRQLRIGYNRAARIVEEMEKQGVVSPPDHTNKREVLVAAA, from the coding sequence ATGGGGAATCCTCGAAAAACAAAAGATTTTCAAGAGCTTATAGATTCCCAGCCGCGCCGGCGCAATACGCGGGCTGAGGCGGAGCGCAGCGAATCTGGGCGAGAGATTCGCGGCATCGTCGGGCTAGGGGTCTCACTTTTTTTAATGGTAGCGCTGTGGTCGCTGCAGCTCGGCGCCGCCTGGATGGGCCCGTTTGGCACCACCGCTGCCCGCCTCGTTTATGGCTTGGCCGGCGTAGGAGCGCACGCCCTGGTGGTGCTCGCAGTGGTCGCTTCGGTGCGCGCGCTGGTGGAAAAACGACCGCTGATGCCGTGGGAAGTGGGGGTCGGGGTTGGCCTCGGGGTGCTTTGCCTTGGCGTCCTGTTGCAGCTTTTTGTCGGCGACTATCGCGTAGGCGGATTTGGCCCCGGCGGGCTCGTAGGGGAAAATATTGCCGAAGTGCTGCGCGCGGTGATCTCGACCGCCGGCACGGCGCTGCTCGCCGCAACCGGTTTGTTTATTGCGGTGGTCATTGCGACGCCGCTGCGCATGAAGCAGGTGATCTCGGCGATGGGCGACGCCATGGTGTGGCTGGGGCAGGGCACCGCCTCCGTGGCGCTAACCGCATGGTACTGGCTGACCGATGTCGCGCACGCCATGTTTCCAGGGCGCGACGAGGTCTTCGAAGACGAGGCGGCGCCAACAGATGACGAGATCATCGAGCTCTCTGGTGGTAAGCCGCGCGAGCCAGCAATCATTGTCCGAGAATCGGACGCCGACGACGCGCCGACAAAGGCTCGTCGAAGGCGTATGGCGGGCGGCACGGTGACGAGCACCGGCGATGGCGACGCCAACGCGCTTGAGCTAGGTGGCGACGATGAGACCCCGCTGTCGGCGAACGACAATGAGGCCGGCACGCTGGTAAAGGTGCCCAAGAAAAAGGCCGCACGTACCGATCTGGGCCTCGGTGAAGGCGCCATGCCCCACCCCGCGACGGGCCTTGCCGCCGCGGTTCCCCTCGCCGCGCCTGGGTCCGCCTTGGCGTTGGTTGCCAAGGGCGCACCTGCGACTCCGGCCGCGCCACCCCTCATTGTCGAGTCGCGCTTTAGTCACGCCGATCAAGAGGCGATGGCGGCCAAGGAAAAACAGGCCGAAAAAGAACGCAAGGGCTTTATCAAGCTCGGCGACGGCGCCTATCAGCTGCCGTCGATCTCGCTGTTGCACTATGACGGCGGCGGCCACAACCTGCACGACAAGCAGGCCATGCTCGAGCTCTCGGCGCGCCTGACGCAGACGCTGGAGAACTACGGCGTCAAGGGCGACGTCACGGCAATCCGACCAGGCCCGGTTGTCACCATGTATGAGTTTTCGCCAGCGCCCGGCGTGCGCGTCAACAAGATCGTCAACCTGTCCGATGACCTCGCGCTCGCGCTCGCCGCGTTGCGCGTACGGATCGTTGCGCCGATTCCTGGCAAGTCGGTGGTTGGCATCGAGGTGCCTAATAAGGCGCGCGAAAAGGTGTTTCTCAAGGAAATCCTCGCCGACGAGATGTTTCACAAGTCCAAGGCCAAGCTGCCGATGGCGCTCGGTAAAGACATCGAAGGTGGCCCCGCGGTGGTCGACTTGGCTCGCATGCCGCACTTGCTGGTTGCCGGTACCACCGGCTCGGGCAAGTCGGTGGCCGTCAACACCATGATCACCAGCCTGCTCTACAACTGCTCCCCGGACGACGTGCGGATGATCATGGTCGATCCGAAAATGCTCGAGCTGTCGATCTATGAGGGCATTCCGCATCTCTTGCTGCCCGTCGTCACCGATCCGCGCAAGGCGAATCTGGCGCTGCGATGGGCGGTGGAAGAAATGGAACGCCGCTACGACGCGCTCTCTCAAATGGGCGTGCGCGACATCGCGACGTACAATGAAAAACAGGCGCGCCTGCTAGCCAAGCACGAGGCCGACGCCTTGCGCCTGGCCGCCGATGCCGCCGCGCGCGCGCTTCATAAGACGGGGCGCCACGGCGCCGACGACGAGGTTGACGATTTGGAGGCTGGCGATGCGAGCGAGGTCGACGCGTCGTCCAAGTCGACGCCGGTGCCGCAGCGTCTGCCGTACATCGTCATTGTCATCGACGAATTCGCTGATCTGATGATGTGTGCGCCTAAAGAGGTCGAGATGTCGGTGGCGCGCATCGCGCAAAAAGCGCGCGCCGCGGGCATCCATCTCATTTTGGCGACGCAACGACCTTCGGTCGACGTGATCACCGGCCTCATCAAGGCCAACTTCCCGTCGCGCATTGCCTTCCACGTCACGTCGAAAATTGATTCGCGGACTATTCTCGATCAAAATGGCGCCGAGGCGTTGCTGGGCGCCGGCGACATGCTGTTCTCCGATCGCGGCGCGGCACCGCAGCGCCTGCACGGCTGCTATGTCGACGAAGAAGAGATCCATCAGGTGGTCAATTTCCTCAAGACGCAGGCGCGGCCGGTTTACAACCTCGACATCCTCAAGCCGCGTGACGAAGAGGGCGACGGCGGCATAGGCGGCGACGCTGGCGGCGCAGGGGGCGGCAAGGGCGAAGACGAAATGTATGACCGCGCGGTGGCGGTGGTTACGCAATCTCGCAACGCCTCCATTTCGTGGGTGCAGCGGCAACTGCGTATTGGCTACAACCGCGCGGCGCGCATCGTCGAAGAGATGGAAAAGCAAGGCGTGGTCAGCCCGCCTGATCACACCAATAAGCGCGAAGTCTTAGTAGCGGCGGCCTAA
- a CDS encoding outer membrane lipoprotein carrier protein LolA, producing MSNLLTIGFFTQLLNLTQPGGTAKPASSVPATTSAGAAATVKPVPATADAIIGEVQAFYARVDRVTAKFKQTVTNAAFGDTKDSNGMVWISKPGKMRWDYYGKSTKGKTPTVRRSFLSNGKTLWVIDHDNKLVNEKDLASDLLPVAITFLYGKGDLRSEFDATLENNKKYGTAQDLVLRLTPKKPSAQYKELYLLVAKDNFRVRESIIIDSSGNVNRFAFFEPNFTKAVKASWFEFEPTSVKGYRISRGDAE from the coding sequence ATGAGCAATCTGCTGACCATTGGTTTTTTCACCCAGCTCCTAAACCTGACGCAACCCGGAGGCACGGCGAAGCCGGCTTCGTCGGTACCTGCAACAACGTCCGCGGGCGCAGCCGCCACTGTCAAGCCGGTGCCGGCCACCGCCGACGCAATCATCGGCGAGGTGCAAGCCTTTTACGCCCGCGTCGACCGGGTCACCGCGAAGTTCAAGCAGACCGTGACCAATGCGGCCTTTGGCGACACCAAGGATAGCAACGGCATGGTTTGGATTTCCAAGCCCGGCAAGATGCGTTGGGACTACTACGGCAAATCGACGAAAGGCAAGACGCCTACCGTCCGCCGCAGTTTTCTCTCCAACGGCAAGACGTTGTGGGTGATCGATCACGACAACAAGCTGGTCAATGAGAAAGACTTGGCAAGCGATTTGTTGCCGGTGGCGATTACGTTTCTCTACGGCAAGGGTGACCTGCGCAGCGAGTTTGATGCCACCTTGGAAAACAACAAGAAGTACGGTACGGCGCAAGACTTGGTCTTGCGGTTGACGCCCAAGAAGCCGTCCGCGCAATACAAGGAGCTTTACCTGCTCGTGGCCAAAGACAACTTTCGCGTCCGCGAGTCGATCATCATCGATTCCTCCGGCAACGTAAATCGCTTCGCGTTTTTCGAGCCTAATTTCACCAAAGCCGTGAAGGCCTCGTGGTTTGAATTCGAGCCGACTAGCGTCAAGGGCTATCGCATTTCGCGCGGCGACGCCGAGTAA
- a CDS encoding PspA/IM30 family protein has protein sequence MGIFERLGTLIKSNLNDLISSAEEPEKMLNQVLLDMQQQLASAKQAVAIAIADEKKLNRQQFAEQEKAQDWEKKAMVAVRAGDDNLAKQALARRQEHEAIADQYQTQWAQQKAAVDKLKLALGMLADKIEEAKRKKNILIARSRRAEAQRSIANTMEGIGDTSAFDTFNRMADKVDEIEAQAEASAELAGELNGGSLDAKIKQLEAQGYGGGGADAALLELKAKMGVALPAGTAPAALPAGDEHSLSADDMKELAALELPAKA, from the coding sequence ATGGGCATTTTTGAGCGATTAGGCACCTTAATTAAGAGCAATCTCAATGATCTGATCTCGTCGGCCGAAGAGCCCGAGAAGATGCTAAATCAGGTGTTGCTCGACATGCAGCAACAGCTCGCCAGCGCCAAGCAGGCGGTCGCGATCGCAATCGCGGATGAAAAGAAACTCAACCGGCAACAATTTGCCGAGCAAGAAAAGGCGCAGGACTGGGAAAAGAAAGCCATGGTCGCGGTGCGCGCTGGCGATGACAACCTAGCCAAGCAGGCCCTGGCGCGGCGGCAAGAGCACGAGGCCATTGCCGACCAGTATCAAACGCAATGGGCGCAGCAAAAGGCCGCGGTCGACAAGCTCAAGCTCGCGCTGGGCATGCTCGCCGACAAGATCGAAGAGGCCAAGCGCAAGAAAAATATTCTTATCGCGCGTAGTCGCCGTGCCGAGGCACAGCGCAGCATCGCCAACACCATGGAAGGCATTGGCGATACCTCGGCCTTTGACACCTTTAATCGCATGGCCGACAAGGTCGACGAAATTGAAGCCCAGGCCGAGGCGTCTGCCGAACTGGCGGGCGAACTAAACGGCGGCTCGCTCGATGCCAAGATCAAGCAGCTTGAAGCGCAGGGCTATGGCGGAGGTGGCGCCGATGCGGCGCTACTTGAGCTCAAGGCCAAGATGGGCGTGGCGCTGCCTGCCGGGACCGCGCCCGCCGCGTTACCCGCCGGCGACGAGCACTCGCTGAGCGCGGATGACATGAAGGAATTGGCCGCGCTCGAATTGCCGGCCAAGGCGTAG
- the uppS gene encoding di-trans,poly-cis-decaprenylcistransferase: MSSSAIRHVAIIMDGNGRWAEARGMSRVEGHRVGAESVRDITRAAREHGLAALTLYAFSSQNWGRPPAEIAALMELLANYLRSERQEILDNQIRLHAIGDVELLPSAVREPLLALCAESAANTGMVLTLALSYGGRESIARAVAALATDVAAGTLAARDVTVDALSRYLPTSILPPVDLMIRTSGEVRISNFLLWELAYAELLFVDTPWPDFRKPAFLAALHEAAGRDRRFGLVT, encoded by the coding sequence ATGAGCAGTTCTGCCATCCGCCACGTCGCCATCATTATGGATGGCAATGGCCGGTGGGCCGAAGCGCGCGGCATGTCACGGGTGGAGGGGCACCGCGTCGGCGCCGAGAGCGTTCGCGACATCACGCGAGCGGCGCGCGAGCATGGCCTTGCGGCGCTAACGCTGTATGCGTTTTCCAGCCAAAACTGGGGCAGACCGCCCGCCGAAATCGCCGCGCTGATGGAGCTGCTCGCCAACTACCTGCGCTCGGAGCGTCAGGAAATCTTGGACAACCAAATTCGCCTCCATGCCATCGGAGATGTTGAGCTATTGCCGAGCGCCGTGCGCGAGCCACTGCTGGCCTTATGCGCCGAATCGGCAGCCAACACCGGCATGGTACTCACGCTAGCGTTGTCGTATGGCGGCCGCGAATCGATCGCGCGCGCGGTTGCGGCGCTCGCCACCGACGTCGCCGCCGGCACATTGGCGGCGCGCGACGTCACGGTCGACGCCCTCTCACGCTATCTGCCGACATCTATCTTGCCTCCGGTTGATTTAATGATCCGCACCTCGGGCGAGGTTCGCATTTCGAACTTCTTGTTGTGGGAGCTGGCGTACGCCGAGCTGCTCTTTGTCGACACGCCGTGGCCTGATTTCCGCAAGCCGGCGTTTTTGGCCGCGCTGCACGAGGCCGCCGGGCGCGATCGACGTTTTGGCTTGGTGACATAA